A genomic segment from Nocardiopsis sp. Huas11 encodes:
- a CDS encoding GTPase-associated protein 1-related protein, producing the protein MSTAEAHYTSSGPTGAPGFQIAGASPGLRPALLRRIERLLSHAPPPAPPPRPDDPDPRADVPAALSHTRLDSDTTVLTHTVHVGRDHADVYGAYHAHAVVLWGESTSPTLPIDTWGSSAWRTGARGTGPVRGHGTPGRPAAETGGLPCADGAPSPERLTAFTRRHRGRVAAVLTDVLHALGEDGETARQVVLVGSGTEVAHWIALACHSLPFDLAALLTFTTGTRRPDLAPHHVIGVTCGSAFVDAATGDRYRVHHPRTGAEPATEPGAEPATELLTWAVAAAALWEAGRGDLLHATLAAAPRDPGVSLSRRARDLGGALACAALAEGVELPASTAPDAVSWCRARVGEHPRAWWAALLTALTAGGPPRPEAAHDLATALERRFDSALTTPLVTAALEGLPELLVEEPDNADLREALRWSRDRLGSVREDRPLRCAREALQRALTRDGTPVHVLLELFRLSDLLLQPHLQEEHAARLLVPWLLEDGAGRAAVARLLGEPGQARSRSAVLRALDTRAREEPGPVLDLVARDAPAWLLDPPPPPLRALRAVQRLAAARRGAGPARGAGAADTDLAELALVTDTLDPGGEPDGASLRLALRIAWAGRAPDTGRAARTLRAHPRPEVAEAASSLVVEAVRPHRRITALADLLMDHYLDLFPPRHRPVVELVALTGRLRDVGRGAGTDRVVRRHLDLLLSRAGRGPLGEDAARAVVERVLDPDGFAADDRVFALEFAEFAALATPELAAAYTRRARAELPPVLRGDHRMCAAHAWLWWARSGSPAWEAVRGPLLDQVLAPSLRALRPARRRDAYALIGAVAPDTAEQVRSWMEDGTPGRGRPRGFGTVLRRVSPGPVRARRDRSAPAPGSRTRPRSGPGR; encoded by the coding sequence ATGAGCACAGCGGAAGCGCACTACACCTCGTCCGGGCCGACCGGCGCCCCCGGATTCCAGATCGCCGGAGCCTCCCCTGGGCTGCGGCCCGCACTCCTGCGCCGGATCGAACGCCTCCTGTCCCACGCACCGCCGCCCGCACCCCCGCCCCGGCCCGACGACCCGGACCCGCGCGCCGATGTCCCGGCCGCTCTCAGCCACACCCGGCTCGACAGCGACACCACTGTCCTCACCCACACGGTCCACGTGGGCCGTGATCACGCCGATGTGTACGGCGCCTATCACGCGCACGCCGTGGTGCTGTGGGGGGAGAGCACGTCGCCGACCCTGCCCATCGACACCTGGGGTTCCTCCGCCTGGCGGACGGGGGCGCGCGGCACCGGGCCGGTTCGCGGGCACGGGACACCCGGCCGCCCCGCCGCCGAGACCGGGGGACTGCCGTGCGCGGACGGCGCCCCGTCGCCGGAGCGCCTCACGGCCTTCACCCGCCGCCACCGGGGCCGGGTCGCGGCCGTGCTCACCGACGTCCTGCACGCGCTGGGCGAGGACGGCGAGACGGCCCGCCAGGTCGTCCTGGTCGGTTCCGGCACCGAGGTCGCCCACTGGATCGCCCTGGCCTGCCACAGCCTGCCCTTCGACCTGGCCGCACTCCTCACCTTCACCACCGGCACCCGGCGGCCCGACCTGGCCCCGCACCACGTCATCGGTGTCACCTGCGGCTCGGCCTTCGTCGACGCCGCGACCGGTGACCGGTATCGGGTGCACCACCCCCGGACGGGCGCGGAACCCGCCACGGAGCCTGGCGCGGAACCCGCCACGGAACTTCTCACCTGGGCCGTCGCGGCGGCGGCGCTGTGGGAGGCCGGACGCGGCGACCTGCTGCACGCGACCCTGGCGGCCGCTCCGCGGGATCCCGGCGTGTCCTTGTCCCGACGGGCACGGGACCTGGGCGGCGCCCTCGCCTGCGCCGCTCTGGCCGAGGGCGTCGAACTCCCGGCCTCGACGGCCCCCGACGCCGTGTCCTGGTGCCGCGCCCGGGTCGGCGAGCACCCCCGTGCGTGGTGGGCCGCGCTGCTCACCGCCCTCACCGCCGGCGGCCCGCCGCGCCCGGAGGCCGCCCACGACCTCGCCACCGCCCTGGAACGGCGGTTCGACTCCGCGCTCACGACGCCACTGGTCACCGCGGCCCTCGAAGGCCTGCCCGAACTGCTCGTCGAGGAGCCGGACAACGCGGATCTGCGCGAAGCGCTGCGCTGGTCCCGTGACCGGCTCGGATCGGTGCGCGAGGACCGTCCGCTGCGTTGCGCGCGAGAGGCGCTCCAGCGGGCGCTCACGCGCGACGGAACGCCGGTCCACGTCCTGCTCGAGCTGTTCCGGCTGAGCGACCTGCTGCTCCAGCCCCACCTCCAGGAAGAGCACGCGGCCCGGCTCCTCGTGCCCTGGCTGCTGGAGGACGGGGCCGGCCGCGCGGCCGTGGCCCGGCTTCTCGGCGAACCCGGGCAGGCACGGTCGCGCTCCGCCGTCCTGCGAGCCCTGGACACCCGTGCCCGCGAGGAGCCAGGACCCGTCCTGGACCTGGTCGCCCGGGACGCTCCGGCCTGGCTGCTCGACCCGCCGCCACCGCCGCTGCGCGCGCTGCGGGCCGTTCAGCGCCTCGCCGCCGCCCGCCGCGGCGCCGGTCCCGCCCGCGGCGCCGGTGCCGCGGACACCGACCTCGCCGAGCTCGCCCTGGTCACCGACACGCTCGACCCCGGAGGTGAACCGGACGGCGCCTCACTGCGGCTGGCCCTGCGCATCGCCTGGGCCGGACGCGCACCCGACACCGGCCGGGCGGCGCGCACGCTGCGGGCGCACCCGCGCCCGGAGGTGGCCGAGGCCGCCTCGTCCCTCGTGGTCGAAGCGGTGCGGCCGCACCGCCGGATCACGGCCCTGGCCGACCTTTTGATGGACCACTACCTGGACCTCTTCCCGCCCCGGCACCGGCCGGTCGTGGAACTCGTGGCGCTCACCGGCCGGCTGCGCGACGTGGGCAGGGGCGCGGGCACCGACCGGGTGGTGCGCCGCCACCTGGACCTGCTCCTGAGCCGGGCCGGCCGTGGGCCGCTGGGCGAGGACGCCGCCCGCGCGGTGGTCGAACGGGTCCTGGACCCCGACGGCTTCGCCGCCGACGACCGGGTCTTCGCCCTGGAGTTCGCGGAGTTCGCGGCCCTGGCCACACCGGAGCTGGCCGCGGCCTACACCCGGCGGGCGCGCGCCGAACTCCCGCCCGTCCTGCGCGGGGACCACCGCATGTGCGCGGCGCACGCGTGGCTGTGGTGGGCCCGCTCGGGGAGCCCCGCGTGGGAGGCGGTACGGGGACCCCTGCTGGACCAGGTCCTGGCCCCGTCCCTGCGCGCGCTGCGCCCGGCCCGGCGGCGGGACGCCTACGCGCTGATCGGCGCGGTGGCCCCGGACACCGCCGAACAGGTGCGGTCCTGGATGGAGGACGGCACGCCCGGCCGGGGCCGCCCGCGCGGGTTCGGAACGGTCCTGCGCCGCGTCAGTCCCGGGCCGGTACGGGCCCGGCGGGATCGCTCCGCTCCTGCGCCCGGGTCGAGGACCCGTCCCCGGAGCGGCCCAGGACGTTGA
- a CDS encoding pyruvate carboxylase — protein MFQKILVANRGEIAIRALRAGNELRARTVAVFPHEDRNSLHRLKADEAYQIGEQGHPVRAYLSVDEIVRTALEAGADAVYPGYGFLSENPELARACREAGITFVGPPAEVLELTGNKATAVAAAREAGVPVLGSSEPTTDVDALVAASEEIGFPLFVKAVAGGGGRGMRRVDTPGSLRESIEAAMREAGAAFDDSTVFLEKAVVEPRHIEVQILADGEGNVIHLFERDCSVQRRHQKVIELAPAPNLDPELRERMCADAVRFARRIGYRNAGTVEFLVDRDGNHVFIEMNPRIQVEHTVTEEVTDVDLVQSQLRIASGETLEDLGLSQDSITLRGAALQCRITTEDPANGFRPDTGTISAYRSPGGSGIRLDGGTASAGTEVSAYFDSLLVKLSCRGRDFETAVSRARRAVAEFRIRGIATNIPFLQAVLDDPDFQQGRVTTSFIEERPQLLTARPSADRGTRLLTYLADVTVNKPHGERPHLIDPVAKLPVTDEDAPRAGSKQRLDELGPEGFAQWLRSSDKVGVTDTTFRDAHQSLLATRVRTKDLLAVAPTVARTLPDLLSLECWGGATYDVALRFLAEDPWERLAALREAVPNICLQMLLRGRNTVGYTPYPAEVTSAFVQEAAATGVDVFRIFDALNDVEQMRPAIEAVRETGTGVAEVALCYTSDLSDPAEKLYTLDYYLGLAERIVEAGAHVLAVKDMAGLLRAPAAARLVTALRREFDLPVHIHTHDTPGGQLATYLAAVNAGADAVDGAVASMAGTTSQPSLSAIVAAFDHSERSTGLDLGAVNALEPYWEAVRRVYAPFEAGLASPTGRVYTHEIPGGQLSNLRTQAIALGLGDRFEDIEAMYAAADRMLGRLVKVTPSSKVVGDLALHLVGAGVSPEDFEADPARFDIPDSVIGFLRGELGVPPGAWPEPFRTKALQGRAQARPTEELTQEDRAGLAKDRRTTLNRLLFPGPTREFQAHRASYSDTSVLASPDFFYGLREGEEHVVDLEPGVRLLIGLEAVSEADERGVRTVMTTLNDQLRPLQIRDRALSSAVREAEKADRANPGHVAVPFAGVVTLTVAEGDEVEAGDTVATIEAMKMEASITAPKAGTVKRIAVEDVQRVEGGDLLLSLS, from the coding sequence ATGTTCCAGAAGATACTCGTGGCCAACCGCGGTGAGATCGCCATCCGCGCGTTGCGCGCGGGCAACGAGTTGCGGGCGAGGACCGTCGCGGTCTTCCCGCACGAGGACCGCAACTCCCTCCACCGGCTCAAGGCCGACGAGGCCTACCAGATCGGCGAGCAGGGCCACCCCGTGCGCGCCTACCTGTCCGTGGACGAGATCGTGCGCACCGCGCTGGAGGCGGGAGCGGACGCGGTCTACCCCGGTTACGGCTTCCTGTCGGAGAACCCGGAGCTGGCGCGGGCGTGCCGCGAGGCCGGGATCACGTTCGTGGGCCCGCCCGCCGAGGTACTCGAGCTGACCGGGAACAAGGCCACCGCGGTGGCCGCGGCCCGCGAGGCGGGCGTGCCGGTGCTGGGCTCCTCCGAGCCGACCACGGACGTCGACGCCCTGGTGGCCGCCTCGGAGGAGATCGGCTTCCCGCTGTTCGTCAAAGCCGTCGCCGGCGGCGGCGGCCGGGGCATGCGCCGGGTCGACACCCCCGGGTCCCTGCGCGAGTCGATCGAGGCCGCCATGCGCGAGGCCGGCGCGGCCTTCGACGACTCCACGGTCTTCTTGGAGAAGGCCGTCGTCGAGCCCCGCCACATCGAGGTCCAGATCCTCGCCGACGGCGAGGGCAACGTGATCCACCTCTTCGAGCGCGACTGCTCGGTGCAGCGGCGCCACCAGAAGGTGATCGAGCTGGCGCCCGCGCCCAACCTGGACCCGGAACTGCGCGAGCGCATGTGCGCCGACGCGGTGCGCTTCGCGCGCCGGATCGGCTACCGCAACGCCGGCACGGTGGAGTTCCTGGTGGACCGGGACGGCAACCACGTCTTCATCGAGATGAACCCGCGCATCCAGGTCGAGCACACGGTGACCGAGGAGGTCACCGACGTCGACCTCGTCCAGTCGCAGCTGCGCATCGCCTCCGGGGAGACCCTGGAGGACCTCGGGCTGAGCCAGGACTCCATCACCCTGCGCGGCGCCGCGCTGCAGTGCCGGATCACCACCGAGGACCCGGCCAACGGCTTCCGGCCCGACACCGGCACGATCAGCGCCTACCGCTCCCCCGGCGGCTCGGGCATCCGCCTGGACGGCGGTACCGCCTCGGCGGGAACCGAGGTCAGTGCCTACTTCGACTCGCTGCTGGTCAAGCTCAGCTGCCGGGGCCGGGACTTCGAGACGGCGGTCAGCCGCGCGCGGCGCGCCGTGGCCGAGTTCCGCATCCGCGGTATCGCGACGAACATCCCCTTCCTCCAGGCCGTGCTGGACGACCCGGACTTCCAGCAGGGGCGGGTGACCACCTCCTTCATCGAGGAGCGCCCGCAGCTGCTGACCGCCCGCCCCTCGGCGGACCGCGGTACGCGCCTGCTGACCTACCTGGCCGACGTGACGGTGAACAAGCCGCACGGGGAGCGCCCGCACCTGATCGATCCGGTCGCCAAGCTGCCGGTGACCGACGAGGACGCGCCGCGGGCCGGGTCCAAGCAGCGCTTGGACGAGCTGGGGCCGGAGGGGTTCGCACAGTGGCTGCGCTCCTCCGACAAGGTGGGGGTGACCGACACCACGTTCCGTGACGCGCACCAGTCGCTGCTGGCCACGCGGGTGCGGACCAAGGACCTGCTCGCGGTGGCGCCCACGGTGGCGCGCACCCTGCCCGACCTTTTGTCGCTGGAGTGCTGGGGCGGGGCGACCTACGACGTCGCGCTGCGGTTCCTGGCCGAGGATCCCTGGGAGCGGCTGGCGGCGCTGCGCGAGGCGGTGCCCAACATCTGCCTGCAGATGCTGCTGCGCGGCCGCAACACGGTGGGCTACACCCCCTACCCCGCGGAGGTGACCTCGGCGTTCGTGCAGGAGGCGGCCGCCACGGGTGTGGACGTGTTCCGGATCTTCGACGCGCTCAACGACGTGGAGCAGATGCGGCCGGCGATCGAGGCCGTCCGGGAGACCGGCACCGGGGTGGCCGAGGTCGCGCTGTGCTACACCTCGGACCTGTCCGACCCGGCCGAGAAGCTCTACACGCTGGACTACTACCTGGGCCTGGCCGAGCGCATCGTCGAGGCGGGCGCGCACGTGCTGGCGGTCAAGGACATGGCGGGGCTGCTGCGCGCGCCGGCGGCCGCACGGCTGGTCACGGCGCTGCGCCGGGAGTTCGACCTGCCGGTGCACATCCACACGCACGACACCCCGGGCGGGCAGCTGGCCACCTACCTGGCGGCGGTGAACGCGGGCGCCGACGCCGTCGACGGGGCCGTGGCCTCCATGGCGGGCACGACCTCGCAGCCGTCGCTGTCGGCGATCGTGGCGGCCTTCGACCACTCCGAGCGCTCCACGGGGCTGGACCTGGGCGCGGTGAACGCCCTGGAGCCGTACTGGGAGGCCGTGCGCCGGGTGTACGCGCCCTTCGAGGCCGGTCTGGCCTCGCCCACCGGGCGCGTGTACACGCACGAGATCCCCGGCGGCCAGCTGTCCAACCTGCGCACCCAGGCGATCGCGCTGGGGCTGGGCGACCGGTTCGAGGACATCGAGGCGATGTACGCCGCCGCCGACCGGATGCTGGGCCGACTGGTCAAGGTCACGCCGTCGTCGAAGGTGGTGGGCGACCTGGCCCTGCACCTGGTCGGCGCCGGGGTCTCGCCCGAGGACTTCGAGGCGGACCCGGCCCGGTTCGACATCCCCGACTCGGTGATCGGCTTCCTGCGGGGCGAGCTGGGCGTGCCGCCCGGCGCCTGGCCCGAGCCGTTCCGCACCAAGGCCCTGCAGGGGCGCGCTCAGGCCCGTCCGACCGAGGAGCTGACGCAGGAGGACCGTGCCGGTCTGGCCAAGGACCGGCGCACGACGCTCAACCGCCTGCTCTTCCCCGGCCCGACCCGGGAGTTCCAGGCGCACCGCGCGTCCTACAGCGACACCAGTGTGCTCGCCAGCCCGGACTTCTTCTACGGGCTGCGCGAGGGCGAGGAGCACGTGGTGGACCTGGAGCCGGGTGTGCGGCTGCTGATCGGGCTGGAGGCGGTCAGTGAGGCCGACGAGCGCGGTGTGCGCACGGTGATGACCACGCTCAACGACCAGCTCCGTCCGCTGCAGATCCGGGACCGCGCGCTGTCCTCGGCCGTGCGCGAGGCCGAGAAGGCCGACCGCGCCAACCCGGGGCACGTGGCGGTGCCCTTCGCCGGGGTGGTCACGCTGACGGTGGCCGAGGGCGACGAGGTCGAGGCCGGCGACACGGTGGCCACGATCGAGGCGATGAAGATGGAGGCGTCGATCACCGCTCCGAAGGCGGGGACGGTCAAGCGGATCGCGGTCGAGGACGTCCAGCGTGTGGAGGGCGGGGACCTGCTGCTGAGCCTGTCCTGA
- a CDS encoding glycosyltransferase family 2 protein: MSSARPVAPPPTVSLVIPAFNEETTIERCLLAALRQTRAAREIIVVDNRSTDGTAAVVRRVVEAHPDAGIRILRQFDAQGLVPTRNAGFAAARGDILGRIDADSVIAPDWVANVSEAMGDPTIGAVTGPVTYYDVPLLGSSSLSDDLVRRPLWRLGRRRCPFLYGSNMAVRAQAWHAIEGSACADHDDVLHEDIDLAVHLKQTGIRVAYAPRMRAGVSARRVESSPSSFRAYTHRFHATYESHGIDHWTLRAPRHLLQGVYWGLRSVSSLAPSSATREPEVDLGLPREV; encoded by the coding sequence GTGAGCTCGGCTCGGCCGGTGGCGCCCCCACCGACGGTGTCGCTGGTCATTCCGGCGTTCAACGAGGAGACCACCATCGAGCGGTGTCTGCTCGCCGCGCTCCGGCAGACGCGGGCCGCTCGGGAGATCATCGTGGTCGACAACCGTTCGACCGACGGCACGGCCGCGGTCGTCCGGCGCGTGGTGGAGGCCCACCCCGACGCCGGGATCAGGATCCTGCGGCAGTTCGACGCCCAGGGGCTCGTCCCCACGCGGAACGCGGGGTTCGCCGCGGCGAGGGGCGACATCCTCGGACGCATCGACGCGGACTCCGTCATCGCCCCGGACTGGGTCGCGAACGTCTCCGAGGCCATGGGCGATCCGACGATCGGAGCCGTCACCGGCCCGGTCACCTACTACGACGTGCCCCTGCTCGGCTCCTCCTCCCTGTCCGACGACCTCGTACGGCGCCCGCTCTGGCGCCTGGGCAGGCGCCGCTGCCCGTTCCTCTACGGCAGCAACATGGCCGTCCGTGCCCAGGCGTGGCACGCGATCGAGGGCTCGGCCTGCGCGGACCACGACGACGTGCTGCACGAGGACATCGACCTGGCAGTGCACCTCAAACAGACCGGCATCCGCGTCGCCTACGCGCCCCGGATGCGAGCGGGGGTCTCCGCGCGTCGGGTGGAGTCCTCGCCTTCGTCCTTCCGGGCGTACACGCATCGCTTCCATGCCACGTACGAGAGCCACGGCATCGATCACTGGACCCTCAGGGCGCCGCGCCACCTTCTGCAAGGGGTGTACTGGGGGCTGCGCTCGGTGTCGTCCCTCGCTCCGTCCTCCGCCACGCGGGAGCCCGAGGTCGACCTCGGGCTGCCACGCGAGGTGTAG
- a CDS encoding helix-turn-helix domain-containing protein, translating into MVEPTSEQIDAQIVDRAAGLFARHGFENTSVQQIADATGYSKAGVLRRFVTKDASSDAAIALIPRAPVVIIEFQAYVLAALARSFSGGRPSGTGDSNCRPNGRGTGRASSSTCASIPSSSWCSSSSPSSPSSRLGRSSTSSHFCTDPTRNARTRGVAACSVLRWGREGEDGLGADQGGQFQCHLLGLHQ; encoded by the coding sequence ATGGTGGAACCGACCAGTGAGCAGATCGACGCTCAGATCGTGGACCGGGCGGCGGGCCTGTTCGCCCGCCACGGCTTCGAGAACACATCAGTCCAACAGATCGCTGACGCGACCGGATACTCCAAGGCCGGGGTCCTGCGCCGCTTCGTCACCAAGGACGCATCCTCGGACGCCGCCATCGCCCTCATCCCCCGCGCCCCCGTCGTGATCATCGAATTCCAGGCCTACGTCCTGGCGGCGCTGGCACGGTCATTCTCTGGCGGTCGACCTTCGGGTACCGGCGACTCGAACTGCCGTCCAAACGGGCGGGGTACCGGGCGGGCCTCATCGTCAACCTGCGCCTCTATCCCGTCATCGTCCTGGTGCTCTTCATCATCGCCGTCATCGCCGTCTTCGAGGCTTGGGAGGTCATCTACCTCATCCCACTTCTGCACTGACCCGACACGGAACGCTCGAACTCGCGGAGTCGCCGCGTGCTCGGTGCTCAGGTGGGGCCGCGAGGGCGAAGACGGCCTAGGGGCCGATCAGGGAGGCCAGTTCCAATGCCATCTCCTGGGCCTCCACCAATGA
- a CDS encoding DUF2786 domain-containing protein, with product MTGDRQHRRDTQRGPTTPTSRGAAPPPLPEDHARQLVALAVDALRRGGESQLDATLAELAEPGVPGWGRAVDRALFSGLERQITRSWQYGWQPAELVRVLTRELDRAGGALVTDMVAAENRRYAAARIAPEWSRQLRDLGAEPWWGADTDHARLFAERHGLDRLQAVRLAVRTTAVLGSLPRLQVLCPLPGQASSKTSEDGIDPAKLARIRHLLAKAEATEFPEEAEALTGRAQELMARHSIDHAAVVAESGDTGDVHGRRLPVDAPYESYKAALLNVIAQANRCRAVWHRQLALCTVLGYPGDVDAVELLFTSLLVQATTAMRLAGSTRDRHGRSTTRSFRASFLSAFADRIGERLMVASHTGEREAVHEHAQAGTDLVPVLARRSERVEEAFHSTFPEVEQTELSVPTNAQGWEAGWAAADAATLATRNRVTS from the coding sequence ATGACAGGCGACCGGCAGCACCGCCGGGACACACAGCGTGGACCCACCACGCCCACCTCCCGCGGCGCCGCGCCTCCGCCCCTGCCCGAGGACCACGCGCGCCAGCTGGTGGCCCTCGCCGTGGACGCGCTGCGCCGGGGCGGTGAGTCGCAGCTGGACGCGACCCTGGCCGAGCTCGCCGAACCCGGTGTGCCGGGCTGGGGACGCGCGGTCGACCGCGCCCTGTTCTCCGGCCTGGAACGCCAGATCACGCGCTCCTGGCAGTACGGGTGGCAGCCCGCCGAACTGGTGCGCGTGCTCACCCGCGAGCTCGACCGCGCCGGCGGGGCCCTGGTCACCGACATGGTCGCCGCCGAGAACCGCCGTTACGCCGCCGCCCGGATCGCGCCCGAGTGGTCGCGCCAACTACGCGACCTGGGCGCGGAGCCGTGGTGGGGCGCCGACACCGACCACGCGCGCCTCTTCGCCGAGCGCCACGGCCTGGACCGGCTCCAGGCCGTCCGCCTGGCCGTGCGGACGACCGCCGTACTGGGGTCCCTGCCCCGGCTCCAGGTGCTGTGCCCGCTGCCCGGGCAGGCCAGCTCGAAGACGTCCGAGGACGGGATCGACCCCGCCAAGCTCGCCCGGATCCGCCATCTGCTGGCCAAGGCCGAGGCCACCGAGTTCCCCGAGGAGGCCGAGGCGCTCACCGGCCGGGCCCAGGAGCTGATGGCGCGGCACAGCATCGACCACGCGGCCGTGGTCGCCGAGTCCGGGGACACCGGCGACGTCCACGGGCGCCGGCTCCCCGTGGACGCGCCCTACGAGTCGTACAAGGCGGCCCTGCTCAACGTCATCGCCCAGGCCAACCGCTGCCGGGCGGTGTGGCACCGACAGCTCGCCCTGTGCACTGTGCTGGGCTACCCCGGCGACGTCGACGCCGTGGAGCTGCTGTTCACCTCACTGCTCGTGCAGGCCACCACCGCGATGCGCCTGGCGGGGTCCACCCGCGACCGCCACGGGCGCTCCACCACGCGCTCCTTTCGCGCGTCGTTCCTGTCCGCCTTCGCCGACCGGATCGGCGAACGCCTCATGGTGGCCTCGCACACCGGGGAGCGGGAGGCGGTGCACGAGCACGCCCAGGCCGGAACCGACCTCGTACCGGTGCTGGCACGCCGCTCCGAACGCGTGGAGGAGGCCTTCCACTCCACCTTCCCCGAGGTGGAGCAGACCGAGCTGAGCGTCCCCACCAACGCCCAGGGCTGGGAGGCCGGGTGGGCCGCCGCGGACGCGGCGACCCTGGCCACCCGGAACCGCGTCACCAGCTGA
- a CDS encoding nucleobase:cation symporter-2 family protein: MTFLRGGRDAHPAPRTQDTPTAERPEDEKPPGRLMGLYGLQHILALYAGVIAPPLVVATAVGLDTVETGLIVSGALLVSGLATLLQTLGVWKFGAKVPLVIGASFVPVTAMTAIADDAGLPAVFGASVVAGLFGILVAPFVASLIRFFPPVVTGSVITVIGVTLMPVAVGWIAEDGNDGAPTGTALALAGATLAITLLLSRLLPGVWNRASILLGMVLGTLIAAAFGRVDFSAVAEGPMLSIARPFHFGAPEFQVTAIVTMCVVMLVILVEGVADILATSQVVGTKMDGRRLAAGLRADAATAVIGPLFNSFPGSTFSQNIGLIALNKVKSRYVVAVGALILVAMGLFPVLGRVAAMIPAPVLGGAGLVLFGSVAAAGIQTLGRVDYEGNHNLVIVAVALSLGVVSITAPGFFAVFPDWASTLLGSGIVTGTAAAVLLNVFFNVLGRSGDGSSTRAQERSDPAGPVPARD; the protein is encoded by the coding sequence ATGACGTTCCTCAGGGGCGGCCGCGACGCGCACCCCGCGCCGCGGACCCAGGACACCCCCACCGCCGAACGCCCCGAGGACGAGAAGCCGCCCGGCCGGCTCATGGGCCTGTACGGCCTCCAGCACATCCTCGCGCTCTACGCCGGGGTCATCGCCCCACCGCTGGTCGTGGCCACGGCCGTGGGACTCGACACCGTGGAGACCGGGCTGATCGTCAGCGGCGCGCTGTTGGTCAGCGGCCTGGCCACCCTGTTGCAGACCCTGGGCGTGTGGAAGTTCGGCGCGAAGGTCCCCCTCGTGATCGGCGCCTCCTTCGTGCCCGTCACCGCGATGACCGCGATCGCCGACGACGCCGGGCTGCCCGCCGTGTTCGGCGCCTCGGTGGTGGCAGGGCTGTTCGGCATCCTCGTCGCGCCGTTCGTGGCGAGCCTGATCCGGTTCTTCCCGCCCGTGGTGACCGGCAGCGTCATCACCGTCATCGGGGTGACCCTGATGCCGGTGGCGGTCGGCTGGATCGCCGAGGACGGCAACGACGGCGCCCCGACGGGTACCGCGCTGGCGCTGGCCGGCGCGACCCTGGCGATCACCCTGCTGCTGTCCAGGCTGCTGCCGGGAGTGTGGAACCGCGCGTCGATCCTCCTCGGCATGGTGCTGGGCACCCTGATCGCCGCCGCGTTCGGCCGGGTGGACTTCTCCGCCGTGGCCGAGGGCCCGATGCTCTCGATCGCCCGCCCCTTCCACTTCGGTGCCCCGGAGTTCCAGGTCACCGCGATCGTGACCATGTGCGTCGTCATGCTCGTCATCCTGGTCGAGGGCGTGGCCGACATCCTCGCGACCAGCCAGGTCGTGGGCACGAAGATGGACGGGCGGCGCCTGGCCGCCGGGCTGCGCGCCGACGCCGCCACCGCCGTGATCGGCCCGCTGTTCAACTCCTTCCCCGGGAGCACCTTCAGCCAGAACATCGGCCTGATCGCCCTGAACAAGGTCAAGAGCCGCTACGTCGTGGCGGTCGGCGCGCTGATCCTGGTCGCCATGGGACTGTTCCCGGTGCTGGGACGGGTCGCGGCGATGATCCCCGCGCCGGTGCTGGGCGGCGCCGGGCTGGTGCTGTTCGGCTCCGTGGCCGCCGCGGGCATCCAGACCCTCGGCCGGGTGGACTACGAGGGCAACCACAACCTCGTGATCGTGGCGGTCGCGCTGTCGCTGGGGGTCGTGTCGATCACCGCTCCGGGCTTCTTCGCGGTCTTCCCGGACTGGGCGTCGACGCTGCTGGGGTCGGGGATCGTGACCGGCACCGCCGCCGCGGTCCTGCTCAACGTGTTCTTCAACGTCCTGGGCCGCTCCGGGGACGGGTCCTCGACCCGGGCGCAGGAGCGGAGCGATCCCGCCGGGCCCGTACCGGCCCGGGACTGA